caacaaaaacagctttattgagagataattcacataccatacaatttatccatttaaacAACAATTCAGTGGTTCTAGTATATTCAAAGAAtatgtgcaactgtcaccacagtctattttagaacattttcatcatctcaaaaacCTGTACCCTTTGGCCATCACCCTCCTACTCCATCCCCCCGACAatccctaagcaaccactaatctgcgtGTCTCTAGACTtccctcttctggacatttcgcATTACTGGACTCACACAGTATGTGCcctttggtgactggcttctttcacttagcatgttttcaaggttcatccttgcTGTAGCATGTATTGGTactgcattcctttttatgactgaataattcattggatataccatattttgtttatccatttgtcagctgacggacatttgggttacttccacatttggctattatgaataacgctgctataaacacttgtgtacaaatttttatatgaacatatgttttcatttctcttgagtatatacctaggagtggaattgctgggtcccaCAGTAActacatttaatcatttgaggaattgctaggctgttttccaaagcagctgcaccctcttacattcccaccagcagtgtatgagggttctgatttctccacatcctcagcaacactcGGACTTTTGATTCTAGCtgtcctaatgggtgtgaggtggcatctcactgtgcttttgattttcatttccctgatgactaatgatgtcaagcgtgttttcatgtggttattggccatttgtatatcatccctggagaaatgtctattcagatcctttgcccatttttaaaaattgggttgtctttaTTATTGAGTGGTAAGAGTCCTTTAATTATTTTGGATACAAATCCCTTAtgagatacatgatttgcaaatattttctcacattctgtggGTTGTATTTTCACCTTCCGATGgtagaactgaatttttatttttatcttagcACAGATCTAGAAGCTAGTAGCAATTCCCTTACCACCTGCCTTCCCCGCCccaatctgtttttttaatgGGTGGGAAACAAGTCAAGAGTGATTTGGGCATAACCCCATTCCCCCTTCCCTTCATTTTATAGACAGAACAGAACAAAGGCAAATGGTGGGGAGAGAACTGCAACGATTTTGTTTCTGTTCTAACAATGCTGCCATTTCTGTTCCCGTCCTCTGTTTTTCAAACTTTGGATTGTAACCTATAAATGAGCTGCAAGTTGCAATCAGTGTCCCTCTAAAATGGAATCAAATAGAACACAGTAGAGTTCATTGAACATGTGAGGGTTTCATGACACTTGTTTCTATGCATGCGTGTGTTCGTGTACCGGGCTACACACTAGGTTACAATATAAAACCTTATTTTTCATGgtaaataaagtttgaaaaacacaatatggttagtatattctttctttttccaatgTCCTAAGCTTTTGTAAACGTAttaataataagtgttggtgatgCAGGGGAGCTTAATAGAAAGCACAGACCAGATTCAGACTTGACTCTGAGCCCAGGTTGCCCAAGAACTTAGTAGCTGCTCAGCCTTGGGCCAGTCACCTGACCCTCTCAGAACCTCCATCTCCCCATTTGTAACATTTACACCTACTTTATAGGACTGTGAAGACTAGAAACAATATTTATAAGGCACTCAGCATATAAAAGCTTAAGAAATGTTggggccgagtggctaagttctcacgctccactttggcagcccagggttacaccggttcagatcctgggcacggacatggctccgctcatcaggccatgctgaggcggcatcccacatgccacagttagaaggacccacaactgaaaatatacagctctataccagggggctttagggagaaaaagggaaaaataaaatcttttaaaaaaaaagaactgttaaGCAGCTgctatgttttaaataaaaatttaaatatagcaGAGTTCAATATTTAAAACCTAAAGGAATTATGTTATAAACCCACAGTTACCCCATATTTCATCTAAGTTCAGACTGACGATACAGAGCTTGCTCAAAGTCCATGCTGCTCTTACATCTGGCCCTGACTACGTCTCCCTGTTCCTTACTTCACCCCAGACTCAATGGCCTCTTTTCTGTTCTAGAACTTACCAAACAACTTTACCTCTGGGCGTCCGCACTTGTTGTGTCCACCGCCTGGAATGATCTCCCTCTGCAGGGCTTGCTCCTTCCTTTCATTCACatcccagctcaaatgtcatctcctctgagaagccttcctgattccccttttaaaaataagtcctCCCATCACTCTCCACGGCCTCACCCTACCTTACTTTTCTTCAGAGCACTGGCAGACGGTcatatatttgtgtttttgtctGTCTCCTCACTATCATGTGCTGCTCCCTCCTGACTCCTCAGTGTCTAGAATAAGGCCTAGTCCAGAGTAGCCACTCAATAAAAAGCTACTGGATGGATGAATACCCAGTTCCAGGGGTagaatttttagttttctataaCCGAGTTGCATATTAGACTGAAAACATGATATAAACTCTATGACTGAAAGCTAAGAACCCACCCAAGTGTCCAGGAAACAGGAGAAGCAGCAGAGTCCGGCCGACTACCCGGCCTGTAAGTGCCCAGCGTACCTTTCGCTTCCTTCATCGTCTGAGAGACGATTCTTCGGAGTGTCTGATCAGCTTGATGAAGAATGTTAGTTGAACAAGTAATTCTGTCTGTTTCCTATGTAACACAGACATTGTTATTGGAAGTTACAGTTTTATAAGAGAAATGGCTAAAGTGTAGGCGATGCATATTTGAAGAGactaaaagaaaagttaaagtgGCTTTTCTGTTCCAGTCATTCTTCCCTAGGAGAGGGTCTAAAAGAAATACATCCAGTTATAAACTGGGTTCCATTTAGGTAGAGGTGTGCTGATAAATGTCTCATAATGGgttctccaggaaaaaaaacaagaacttaTCTTTAGCGTTTGTCAATTTCTGTGAAGTAAATATTCCCATCTTGCccatttcaagctaccaacatacTGTCACCAGGCTCCcacatttctgaaaatttaacaattggctTTGACCAGCCAGTGCAAGCTGCCACCAGTGCACCCTGCATCCAGGTGTCAGAAGCCGAATGCTGCTGAGATGCCCAGGCAGGGACAAAGCATTTTTCACATTACTGATATTTTACACTCAGCTCAAAAAGTTGTTCCTTCTCATTTATACTAAAGCTATAACGGAAGACTTACCTTTTGTTCCACATTGTCCTCCACACATTTCACTGGATTTTCCAAAGCAGTAAGCAATAAATCAGTCAACTTCAGGCTATAAgagaaggtgaaataaaataaatccttaTATCAAACATCTGTTTTTAAAGAACTTGTGTTTATGAATACTAAATTGAATTCCAGAGGAATAAAAGTGCTATAATCCAAGACCCTaaacaaaagggggaaaaagaaatgatttggAAGCTACTTTCTACTTGCAAAATCCAAATGTAGAAGCTCAAATTATAAGCCAAAAAAttccctcatttaaaaaatattactttccTAAGACTCATATCCCTAAGCTTTGAGAAGacattctctcttttccctcattAAGTGCTGAACTTCAGGCTACAAGAACTCTACTTTATTCCCTAAAGTAGGATGCTCAGTCTGTATTTTCTGGTTTCTGCTTATTTACTGGACGTGGATTAGCAAAGTTCCTCACTGGTCAAGGGGCCATGGAGGgtggaattcattcattcattcaacaaatatctattgagcatctttttttttggtgaggaagattggccctgagctaacatccattgccaatcttactctttctgcttgaggaagatcgttgccaagctaacatctgtgccaatcctcctctattttgcatgtgggacaccaccacagcatggcttgatgaggggtgtgttagtctgcgcctgggatccgaacccatgaaccccaggccactgaagcagagcatgtgaacttaaccactacgccaccaggctggccccttgagcATCTTCTTACATGAAAAATACTGTATAGTTATAAGTGACACAACGTGCTAAGCTCAGGGTATAGCAAGATCCCTACCCTCTCTAAGCCTGATAATGtaatagagagagacagaaagtaaattaatgaaataagcAGAAAATAATAATTCCCGATAGTGCCAAGTAGACAAGGGAGTGAAGACAGTAAACAAAGTGATGATGATCGAGTGACGGGGTAGTCCAACTAACATTCTTCGTGTTTGTCACGGTGGGCAGGGAAGCCAGTGGAGCGTAACCATGGGGGAAGGGTAGAGCGGACACAACTGCAAAGGCCTTAGGCAAGAACAGGCTTCTTGTGTTCATGGAACAGAGAAGGCCAGCTTGGTTGAAAGACAGCAAGGGGGAAAGTGGTAGGACATGAGCTTGGGGAGTTAATCAGGGTTAGAACATGTACGTTATGGTAAAGAGTTCAAATTTTACTCAGAATACAGAGGGTAGCACTGAAGAAATTTAGGCAGTGAACTCACTGAGTTCCTCTCTACCTCAAGATGATCTTTCTCACAATGAAAAGAGCCCAGGTTCTGGAATGAGTGAACTCGCACTGGGCCCAaaccttggctctgccacttactacctgAATGTGCGACTTTACTTATGTGGGCCTTGGTTATCCCAtctagaaaatgggaataattatatTTACCCTCAAGGGCTGTTGCGAGGATTGAATGAGATTATACAGATAAAGTGTTCAGAACACTCCCAGTAGGTGGTATGTGCTCAAGAGCTGTTGCTGCTAGTAGCAGTAGTATTTCAGAGAAGCCTGGGAAAGGGACATTGGTCAGGTCATCTTTCAACTTCCAACACAGGGCCACCAGACTTCAAACAATCCCTTCACAGTCAGGCTGTGACTATTCTGGATATGTGAGAACAGGTGACCAGGTTCTGAAGACCCGAGATGACACTGAGATGATGCTAAGGGTTGGCACTGGCCCTAGAGAAGGGCATCCTCCTCCTTGCTTCTAGCGAGAACTGGCCTCACTGGTCTCAGAGCATTGATGACCTTATGCCGCTCTCAGCGCCTCAGCCAGCCACTCACTTCCAAAGGAGAAACTTTTAAGTATTCCAGAATAAGGAGCAATCAGCTGGTTAAGTGCCTGCTTAAAGTTCAGGATACTATGACAAGATAAAACTAGAAACCTCAGCAGGCGCTTATTTCATAAACTCTATAACAATAGTCACATAAATCCAATTTTGGGTTTTGCTTCTTTTGTTAGCATATTAAAGTACATATTATAAAATGCATGGAAACTGTATCCTTGGAACTAAACATTTTGAGGAATGAGCTTTAAAAACTAGCCTTTTAAAAACTGCTGATCCCCTACGGACAATGGTTAGGCAGGAGCTGAGGTAATGCGGGCAATACATCTCTGGAACTGTGCTGTCTGAtaatagccactagccacatgaggCTACTTTAGTTTaaagtaactaaaataaaatttaaaattcaggttCTCAGTTGTACTGGCtgtatttcaagtgctcagtggtCACATGTGGCTAacagctaccatattggacagtgtaaatacagaatatttccatcatcagtGAAATTTCTATTAGAAATGTCCTGCtctagcattatttacaatagccaagacatggaagcaacctaagtgcccagcaacagacgaatggataaagaagatgtggtacatatatacaatggaatactactcagctgtaaaacacaacaaaatcattccatttgcaataacatggatggaccttgagggaattatgttaagtgaaataagccagcgagagaaggataatctgtgtatgactccactcatatgaggaatttaaaattatggactaagaggagtctagtggataccaggggaaaggtggggtggggggtgggcacaaagggtgaagtggtgcacctacaacatgactgacaaacattaacgtacaactgaaatttcacaagattgtaacctatcattaactcaataaaaaaaaaaaaagaaatgtgctgCTCTAGAACTCTCCAGACATGTATCATGAATGAAGGCCTTAGTGCCACAGCCCTCAAGCCTCACATATACATGGCAGTGTGACTCCAGCAAGGTTCAAGGCAAAATTAGGATGCGGTACCcgttccattctttttctttctataaggAAATTCCTGGGCAACTACTCAGACTATGCTACTTTAGCAAGAGTATAAAGACATGTCCCCCTCTGAGTCCCCTTGCTCTGACCTCTGGGAGAGTCTAATCTTAACAAGAGTACATGTTTGTAAACCAACCTGGGTTCACATCTCAGCTGTCACAAGCTCGGTGACTCTGGGCAAACTAAACTCAGTTCTCACTGTTGCCTCTTTGacacaaaggggaaaataatCTCTCTCCAAGGCTTGTGTAAGGACTAACCACGTGGATACaagtaaagcatttagcacagtgcctggctcagggaGGCCCCCAGTGAAGGACGGCTTTGAGTAGGATACCTGGCTTCAGGAGAACATGCTGGACTCTGAATGGTGAGGCTGTTGTGTTCCCAAGCATTTTTCTCAGGGTTGggcttttctatctttctttccaTCAGGTGGATGGTCTCGGCAGGCAGTGCCTGTGGTCTCTGGCCATTCCTCTGTAAACAGGTCTCAAGAGAACAATCTAAAAACACCTGGCAAAAGCCTAATGAATCTGAAAACAATTTGAAACCACAAAATTACTGGTGGactatttttccaaaatgtgaaATAAACATATTAGATAAATTACCCCAGCTACAGCAGGAAAAACCATTTATAACATGAAATCTAGCTTTGAAAATTAAGTAAATCCATATAAACCTCCAAATCCAATCAAATTCTCACTAAAGAGAGTAGTGATTTTGATATGCGAATAAATATCCCTGTGAGtaagaaacaaacatttaattACATTTCCGAGCCAGTTGGTAGACTTCATATCTCATACTTTGATAATAAAAGTTGTCatctaaaatcaaaaacaaaggtCCAGAAACAGCAGTCTTTGTTAAGAGGTAGCAAGACTGGGCCTCACACGCTGCAGAAGATATCAGATTTTGATCCTTTAAGCAGGTTATAAAATCTTCCCACATGGCTTCAGTTCTGTCGGGAGGGGCAGACATCTGACACCCGTTAATGACAGCCATCAGGAAGTATTCTAGGTACTTCAAGAGTTCCTGTCGAAGCAATTTCCACTGGGATGGCTACAAAAGACCAAGAATTGCAACTTAAATTAGGCTTTGGACAGTCGGGTGGTCATGGCTCATTGCCACCCTGCCTCATATAAAAATCTGAGCCCACAATACTGACCTATTTGGAGTTCTCTAAACACAACTTGTTTTCTCATGCCTCCATGTCTTCATatactgttctctctgcctgcgAAACTCCTAAACAATGATGTTAGTTCTCTGTGAAGTCTTCTCACACTCAACCATGCAGAAGGCAGCTCAGACCCTCCCTTGCCTATCATGACACCCTATTCTGCACATACTGGGTCGCTACTCTGGCAGAGTTTACACTGTTTAGGCATTTATTGGCACACCTCTATGTCCCTGCTAGATCAACAGTCTACTGTATACTCAGCCTCCAGCAGAGGGTCTGGCACCTAATGGTGCTCCAGAAATGtatattaaatgagtgaataaatgaaagaataaaaagctgTTATCAACCAGGAGAAAGGAGCCAGAGTAAATACCCAGCCAAAATAAAATCTGGCAAAGATATAGGCTCGTTTGCCCTGGAAATGAGAAAAGTTGTGGACAGAAAGAGAATCAGCTGAAAGGTCTATGGGTCAAGATGAAAAGACCTCAGTATAATAACAGGGTTGGAATGGGATAGGGAAAGATAGAGGAAGCAGACtgagggaaacaaaataaatagctTGAGAATACAAGTAATCTTGTGCTGCTCAGGTGCCATGGAGAGCACCGACACAGTTATGACGTCAAGGCTGGAGGGAAAACACAAGGACAGATCAGGGTCCCTCTCCTGCCTGTCCATGCCTTACCACATCACTGAGATTACAGCACATAAAACAAACACATCAGCTAAACCCACTAAAAAGGAAACACAGATCACTTCCTAAAAAGTGAGCCATCCCACCCATGGTGACTAGATGAATCCCACGGCCTTTGTCTGTAGGAGGAGagtggaaaaaatataataataaaagtgagGGAAAAGCCCAGCAAATACAACAACCTTTGTCAACAACTTTCAGCTTTCTCCAGAGTGGTGGAAATACTAGCATCCAAGTAAATCCAGTGGTTTCAGCGGCCTGATCCTGTATTTACCTCAGAATTAACTAAGAATAAGGAAGCATATAGTTTTGCTGGAGTGGTCCAAAATTTCTCTATATACCAAATGTACTATACGATTGCACATATATACTTATAGAGTGGAAtcacatatttgcattttatctgTATGAATTCATCTACACTCGGCACTAAACGACAAAAATaactatttaacatttttaaaatattccaatcAAAGAGTATTTGCTCTAGAGTGAGCAGGACATGGGAGACAAGATTCTACTCTTCCCTCAGAGGTCTCagttttcatttgcttctccAAGGGGAGGCATCTCACTGTGCCAAGTAGGACTTGAGGCCTTAAAGAAATGTATGTACTTGGAACATACAAGCTGGTCCCTAAATACAAGCCCATTACTTCATCTGGTGGTCAACTAAGAAACAGCCATCTTTTCCTATGCCGGCAGAGGCAGGTTTACCCTGAATGGAGCTTCGGCCGCCAGGCTCTTCATTTATACAGCCTCTTTCTATCACTGTGGGACGGGCCCTAGCAATTTTGTTACTTATAATCctgtattcttttccttaaaaaggGTTCTCCAAAGTGTATAAACTTCAAGTCCCACAAAACCTGGATTCACCCGTGGCTGGATGTTAAACTGGCTGCGTTGGAATTTTAGAGAGATTCTGTCCGCCTCCTAAAAACAACCTTCCCAAAGGATTTTCAAGAGTATATCTGACTACAGGGGATTTCCACGTTACACTCTGCCTTCA
This is a stretch of genomic DNA from Equus caballus isolate H_3958 breed thoroughbred chromosome 1, TB-T2T, whole genome shotgun sequence. It encodes these proteins:
- the PSTK gene encoding L-seryl-tRNA(Sec) kinase isoform X2 yields the protein MKTGEDARGEGSTGPQKLGLCVLCGLPAAGKSTFARALSHRLQQERGWAVCVVAYDDVMPDAFLREASARPLPSQWKLLRQELLKYLEYFLMAVINGCQMSAPPDRTEAMWEDFITCLKDQNLISSAACEAQSCYLLTKTAVSGPLFLILDDNFYYQSMRYEVYQLARKYSLGFCQVFLDCSLETCLQRNGQRPQALPAETIHLMERKIEKPNPEKNAWEHNSLTIQSPACSPEASLKLTDLLLTALENPVKCVEDNVEQKETDRITCSTNILHQADQTLRRIVSQTMKEAKGTLGTYRPGSRPDSAASPVSWTLGCTSASLQLEASSRRT
- the PSTK gene encoding L-seryl-tRNA(Sec) kinase isoform X3, with product MKTGEDARGEGSTGPQKLGLCVLCGLPAAGKSTFARALSHRLQQERGWAVCVVAYDDVMPDAFLREASARPLPSQWKLLRQELLKYLEYFLMAVINGCQMSAPPDRTEAMWEDFITCLKDQNLISSAACEAQSCYLLTKTAVSGPLFLILDDNFYYQSMRYEVYQLARKYSLGFCQVFLDCSLETCLQRNGQRPQALPAETIHLMERKIEKPNPEKNAWEHNSLTIQSPACSPEASLKLTDLLLTALENPVKCVEDNVEQKETDRITCSTNILHQADQTLRRIVSQTMKEAKDKETEGPSAHHQENQHTVGTTTLVS
- the PSTK gene encoding L-seryl-tRNA(Sec) kinase isoform X1, whose translation is MKTGEDARGEGSTGPQKLGLCVLCGLPAAGKSTFARALSHRLQQERGWAVCVVAYDDVMPDAFLREASARPLPSQWKLLRQELLKYLEYFLMAVINGCQMSAPPDRTEAMWEDFITCLKDQNLISSAACEAQSCYLLTKTAVSGPLFLILDDNFYYQSMRYEVYQLARKYSLGFCQVFLDCSLETCLQRNGQRPQALPAETIHLMERKIEKPNPEKNAWEHNSLTIQSPACSPEASLKLTDLLLTALENPVKCVEDNVEQKETDRITCSTNILHQADQTLRRIVSQTMKEAKDAQVLPYNLKLLAEELNKLKAEFLEDLRQGNKKYLCFQQTTDIADVISSFHYEKDNTVQKYFSKQH